From Chryseobacterium gallinarum, one genomic window encodes:
- the rocD gene encoding ornithine--oxo-acid transaminase, whose amino-acid sequence MSTAEQTKNSQYFIDLEDQYGAHNYHPLPVVLDRGEGVFVWDVEGKKYYDFLSAYSAVNQGHSHPKIVEALVEQAKKLALTSRAFYNSRLGEYEQKITSLFGFDKVLPMNSGAEAVETAVKLARKWSYEVKGISENAAKIIVCENNFHGRTTTIVSFSNDPDANQNYGPFTPGFIKIPYNDIAALEEVLSKDAANIAAFLVEPIQGEAGVYVPDENFLKRASELCKKYNVLFIADEVQTGIARTGKLIACHHEDVQPDILILGKALSGGMYPVSAVLANDSIMNVIKPGQHGSTFGGNPIACAVAVAALDVVAEEKLSERAEQLGQLFRAEIEKLIEKTDLITKVRGKGLLNAILINDTPESSTAWDLCLQLKENGLLAKPTHGNIIRLAPPLVITEEQLLDCVKIIEKTILEFK is encoded by the coding sequence ATGTCAACAGCAGAACAAACAAAAAACTCACAGTACTTTATTGACCTTGAAGACCAGTATGGAGCTCATAACTACCACCCTCTTCCAGTAGTTCTGGATCGTGGAGAAGGTGTTTTTGTATGGGATGTGGAAGGTAAAAAGTATTATGATTTTCTTTCAGCATATTCTGCTGTAAACCAAGGACACTCTCATCCCAAAATTGTAGAAGCTTTAGTAGAGCAGGCCAAAAAACTGGCACTGACTTCAAGAGCCTTTTACAACTCCAGATTGGGAGAATATGAACAAAAAATAACGTCCCTTTTTGGGTTTGACAAAGTTTTACCAATGAACTCCGGGGCCGAGGCCGTGGAAACTGCGGTAAAACTTGCCAGAAAATGGAGCTATGAAGTAAAAGGAATTTCTGAAAACGCAGCTAAAATTATTGTTTGCGAAAATAATTTCCACGGAAGAACTACAACCATCGTTTCTTTTTCCAATGATCCGGATGCCAATCAGAACTACGGACCATTTACACCGGGATTCATCAAAATCCCTTACAATGACATTGCGGCATTAGAAGAAGTTTTAAGTAAAGATGCAGCTAATATTGCAGCTTTCCTGGTAGAGCCCATCCAGGGAGAAGCAGGTGTATATGTTCCGGATGAGAATTTCCTTAAAAGAGCTTCTGAATTATGCAAGAAATACAACGTCCTTTTCATTGCTGACGAAGTTCAGACCGGTATTGCAAGAACAGGAAAGCTTATTGCATGTCACCATGAAGATGTACAGCCGGATATTTTAATTCTCGGAAAAGCACTTTCAGGAGGGATGTATCCCGTATCAGCAGTTTTAGCCAATGATTCTATCATGAACGTAATCAAGCCGGGGCAACACGGTTCAACTTTCGGAGGGAATCCTATTGCCTGTGCAGTAGCTGTTGCGGCACTAGATGTAGTTGCCGAAGAAAAATTATCGGAAAGAGCAGAACAGCTTGGACAACTTTTCAGGGCAGAGATTGAAAAGCTTATTGAAAAGACAGACCTTATTACCAAAGTAAGAGGAAAAGGACTTTTGAATGCTATCCTGATTAACGATACTCCGGAAAGTTCAACTGCATGGGATCTTTGCTTACAATTAAAAGAAAACGGGTTATTGGCAAAGCCAACTCATGGAAACATTATCAGATTAGCACCTCCATTGGTGATTACTGAAGAGCAATTGCTGGATTGTGTAAAAATTATTGAAAAAACTATTCTAGAGTTTAAGTAA
- a CDS encoding glycosyltransferase family 2 protein — protein sequence MALSLAIITHNEEENIIRLLDSLTDIVDEIVIVDSFSTDNTKEICTKQYPQVRFFEKKFNGYGEQKNHALNLCTHEWVLFLDADEVPDVDLKRSIQEVVSSANPAFNVYKVRYNNHLGIHLIRFGGWGSVFRERLFRKQYVRYSDDKVHEFLITGQKAGILEGKLDHYTYKSIQHHVTKINKYSDMMAEKMFEKGKKINRFKIIVSPLFEFIKVFIFKLGFLDGFPRFYIAKTMSYYTFLKYIKLYEKIRLAEIEKKYGKIL from the coding sequence ATGGCTCTTTCCCTCGCAATCATTACCCATAATGAAGAAGAGAACATTATAAGACTTTTAGATTCGCTTACAGACATCGTTGATGAAATTGTAATTGTAGATAGTTTTTCAACAGATAATACCAAGGAGATTTGTACGAAGCAATATCCTCAGGTAAGGTTCTTTGAGAAAAAATTTAATGGGTATGGTGAACAGAAAAACCATGCCCTTAATTTATGCACCCATGAATGGGTCCTGTTTCTGGATGCTGATGAAGTACCGGACGTAGACTTAAAAAGATCAATCCAGGAAGTAGTTTCTTCAGCAAATCCCGCGTTTAATGTCTATAAGGTAAGATATAATAATCATCTGGGAATTCATCTGATCAGATTCGGGGGCTGGGGAAGTGTTTTTCGTGAAAGGCTTTTCAGAAAACAATATGTCCGATACTCGGATGATAAAGTTCACGAGTTTTTAATTACCGGTCAAAAAGCCGGAATCCTGGAAGGAAAGCTTGATCATTATACCTATAAAAGCATTCAGCATCATGTTACGAAAATCAATAAGTATTCTGATATGATGGCAGAAAAAATGTTTGAAAAAGGGAAAAAGATCAATCGCTTTAAAATCATTGTGAGTCCCTTGTTTGAATTCATTAAGGTTTTTATCTTTAAACTGGGCTTCCTGGATGGTTTTCCTAGATTTTATATTGCAAAGACCATGTCTTACTATACTTTTTTGAAATACATCAAACTATATGAAAAAATAAGACTGGCAGAAATAGAAAAAAAATACGGTAAAATACTATGA